Proteins encoded together in one Maribacter dokdonensis DSW-8 window:
- a CDS encoding pyridoxal phosphate-dependent aminotransferase: protein MPSVSNKGLTMPQSPIRKLVPFAEGAKKKGIKVIHLNIGQPDIKTPQQALDAVKNNNINVLEYSRTEGSEEFRSKIAQYYIKNDIPVNANEIIVTTGGSEALSFAMNTIADTDDEIIIPEPFYANYNGFATACGVTVVPVVSKLEDNFALPPIEEFEKLITSRTKAILICNPGNPTGYLYSKEEIQKLATLVKKHNIFLVADEVYREFTYDNKTHTSILKEKGLEEHAIVIDSVSKRYSMCGARIGYLVSKNKDFIATALKFAQARLSPPTYAQIASEAALDTPDSYFAEVKEEYVARRNLLITELEKIEGIKIAKPQGAFYCIAELPIEDADHFAQWLLEDFSLNNETVMVAPAAGFYATKGLGKKQIRIAYVLDKESLKRAVHILSEALKNYKG, encoded by the coding sequence ATGCCATCTGTCTCAAATAAAGGGCTTACCATGCCCCAATCACCCATTAGAAAACTAGTTCCTTTCGCTGAAGGCGCTAAAAAGAAGGGGATTAAAGTCATTCATTTAAATATTGGACAACCGGACATAAAGACCCCTCAACAAGCATTAGATGCCGTAAAGAACAACAACATTAATGTCTTGGAATATAGCCGTACCGAAGGTTCTGAAGAATTTAGAAGCAAAATTGCCCAGTATTACATCAAAAATGATATTCCGGTAAATGCCAATGAAATTATAGTGACCACTGGTGGATCTGAAGCTTTGTCCTTTGCCATGAATACCATTGCAGATACTGACGATGAAATTATAATTCCAGAACCTTTTTATGCAAATTACAATGGCTTTGCAACTGCCTGTGGCGTAACTGTGGTTCCTGTCGTTTCTAAGCTTGAAGATAATTTTGCCCTTCCTCCAATCGAGGAATTCGAGAAATTGATTACCTCAAGAACCAAGGCTATTTTAATTTGCAACCCAGGTAACCCTACAGGATATCTATATAGCAAAGAAGAAATACAAAAATTAGCAACACTGGTTAAAAAGCATAATATATTCTTGGTTGCCGATGAAGTATACCGTGAGTTTACGTATGACAACAAGACACACACTTCAATTTTAAAGGAAAAAGGCTTAGAAGAACACGCCATTGTCATTGATTCCGTTTCAAAAAGATATAGTATGTGCGGAGCTAGAATTGGTTATTTAGTTTCTAAAAACAAAGACTTTATTGCAACGGCTCTCAAATTTGCACAAGCGCGATTATCACCACCAACCTATGCACAAATTGCTAGCGAGGCAGCTTTGGACACTCCTGATAGTTATTTTGCCGAAGTTAAAGAAGAATACGTTGCCCGAAGAAATCTTCTTATTACTGAACTTGAAAAAATAGAAGGCATTAAGATTGCCAAACCTCAAGGTGCGTTTTATTGTATTGCCGAATTGCCTATTGAAGATGCCGACCATTTTGCGCAATGGCTATTAGAAGACTTTAGCTTAAATAACGAAACTGTCATGGTAGCACCTGCAGCTGGATTTTACGCTACAAAAGGTCTGGGTAAAAAACAAATTAGAATTGCTTACGTTCTGGATAAAGAAAGTCTAAAACGTGCAGTACACATTTTAAGCGAAGCACTTAAAAATTACAAGGGTTAA
- a CDS encoding aspartyl protease family protein: MLRRYIFFLILFAGCAGLSVNAQTYQLPKGKKFQKVKFQLINNLMIIPVEVNGTELSFVLDSGVGTPILFNLADQDSIQLNNVTEITINGLGEGDPINALKSTNNRVELGDVKNLYQNIYVVMDAGINFSPSLGIPVHGIIGYDLFRDFVVDVNYVKKTIKFYDPALYTYKTSKHTRVVDMSVIRRKAYLDAHVMVNKTDEIPVKLLLDTGSSDAVWLFEDERIQLPKKHYQDFLGKGLAGDIFGKRTKINHLKISDFILSDAKAAFPDMETFNTIADFGGRNGSLGGEIIKRFHVVFDYANEKLILTKNSNFGKLFQYNISGIDLQHAGMRYVSERITDANGVVNSNAKSYGDVQILLQGATRLSLVPEIIVSGIRQGSPAHSAGLREGDVILAVNGKRIHRYKLQEIMHMLNVKKDKRIKVLVERYDNDLLFSFELKPLFDDQ; the protein is encoded by the coding sequence ATGTTACGTAGATATATCTTTTTTTTGATTCTCTTTGCTGGTTGTGCGGGTTTATCTGTAAATGCACAAACATACCAATTGCCAAAGGGCAAGAAGTTTCAAAAGGTAAAATTTCAGCTCATTAATAATCTTATGATTATTCCTGTAGAGGTAAACGGAACTGAATTGTCTTTTGTGTTAGATTCTGGTGTGGGCACGCCCATATTGTTCAATTTGGCGGATCAGGATTCCATTCAGTTGAATAATGTTACGGAGATAACCATTAACGGTTTGGGGGAAGGTGATCCCATTAACGCATTAAAGTCTACTAATAATAGGGTGGAACTGGGTGATGTAAAGAACCTTTATCAAAATATTTATGTAGTGATGGATGCGGGAATTAATTTTTCTCCAAGTCTGGGTATTCCTGTGCATGGAATTATTGGGTATGATTTATTTAGGGATTTTGTTGTGGATGTCAACTATGTCAAAAAGACCATTAAGTTTTATGATCCAGCGCTTTATACATATAAAACGTCTAAGCATACTAGGGTAGTGGACATGTCGGTAATTAGAAGAAAAGCATATTTAGATGCTCATGTGATGGTCAATAAAACCGATGAAATTCCTGTTAAATTATTGTTGGATACCGGTAGTAGTGATGCGGTTTGGTTGTTTGAAGATGAGAGAATTCAACTTCCAAAAAAACACTATCAGGATTTTCTTGGCAAAGGTTTGGCAGGAGATATTTTTGGAAAGAGGACCAAAATAAATCATTTAAAGATTTCTGATTTTATTTTGAGCGATGCCAAGGCAGCATTTCCTGATATGGAAACATTTAATACTATTGCTGATTTTGGTGGTAGAAATGGTAGTCTTGGCGGGGAGATTATAAAGCGCTTTCATGTGGTGTTTGATTATGCTAATGAAAAGCTCATACTAACCAAGAATTCAAACTTTGGTAAACTATTTCAGTATAATATAAGTGGTATTGATCTTCAACATGCCGGTATGCGGTATGTTTCAGAAAGAATTACCGATGCTAACGGTGTTGTAAATAGTAATGCAAAATCTTATGGAGATGTTCAAATTTTGCTTCAAGGAGCTACAAGGTTGAGTTTGGTGCCAGAGATAATTGTATCGGGAATTCGTCAAGGGAGTCCGGCACATTCAGCAGGCTTGCGTGAGGGTGATGTAATTTTGGCTGTAAATGGTAAGCGTATTCATAGATACAAATTACAAGAGATCATGCACATGCTTAATGTAAAAAAAGATAAAAGGATAAAGGTTTTGGTAGAGCGTTATGACAATGATTTGTTGTTCAGCTTTGAGTTAAAACCCCTTTTTGATGATCAATAA
- a CDS encoding DUF1573 domain-containing protein, producing MMKKIVLVLFVGLLGFSLTAQDTAAKIEFKSETVDYGEIAKGSDGVRVFEFTNTGTAPLIVSKVSSSCGCTIPKKPEDPILPGKTGEIQVKYDTNRVGPIRKAITVISNADTPTKVLKIKGEVKASTGTK from the coding sequence ATGATGAAAAAAATAGTACTTGTATTATTTGTAGGCTTACTAGGATTTAGCTTGACCGCTCAAGACACTGCGGCCAAAATAGAGTTTAAGTCAGAAACGGTTGATTATGGTGAAATAGCAAAAGGTTCTGACGGAGTTAGAGTTTTTGAATTTACCAACACCGGTACTGCTCCGCTTATTGTAAGTAAAGTAAGTTCTAGCTGTGGATGTACAATTCCAAAAAAACCGGAAGACCCAATTTTACCAGGTAAAACAGGTGAAATTCAAGTTAAGTATGATACTAACAGAGTTGGACCTATTCGTAAAGCGATTACGGTAATATCTAACGCAGATACACCAACAAAAGTTTTAAAGATCAAAGGAGAAGTAAAAGCTTCTACCGGTACCAAATAA
- a CDS encoding valine--tRNA ligase: MEIPSKYNPQSTESQWYEYWMKNGYFHSVPDDREPYSIVIPPPNVTGILHMGHMLNNTIQDVLIRRARLLGKNACWVPGTDHASIATEAKVVAKLKEQGINKNDLTREEFLKHAWDWTHQYGGIILEQLKKLGCSCDWDRTAFTMDQERYDSVIKVFIDLYNKGLIYRGYRMVNWDPEAQTTLSDEEVVYEEKQGLLYYLSYAIEGSDEKVTIATTRPETILGDTAICINPNDERFTHLKGKNVIVPICNRVIPIIEDEYVDVEFGTGCLKVTPAHDINDKALGEKHNLETIDIFNDDATLNSFGMHYEGKDRFVVRKEISKELEEKGILVKTETHINKVGTSERTKAVIEPKLSDQWFLKMEDLAKPALEAVLESGDVKLHPKKFENTYRHWMENVRDWNISRQLWWGQQIPAFYFGDGQEDFVVAANLKEALELAKEKSGNSDLQESDLRQDADVLDTWFSSWLWPMSVFGGIMDPDNEEVNYYYPTNDLVTGPDILFFWVARMIVAGYEFRGKKPFENVYFTGLVRDKQRRKMSKSLGNSPDALKLIEDYGADGVRVGLLLSSAAGNDLMFDEDLCQQGKNFANKIWNGFRLVKGWEVADIPQPEASKLGLEWYESKLNKTLVEIEDHFSKFRISDALMSIYKLVWDDYSSSLLEIIKPAYQQPIDKITFDKVIQLFEQNLKLLHPFMPFLTEEVWQHISKRSESEALVIAKWPTIGKIDEQLLEEFDFAAEVNAGIRTIRKNKNIPMKEALELSVLNTEKVSDRFDVVISKLTNVSDIAYTEEQLEGALTFRVKSNEYFVPMEGAIDIEAEIVKINEELKYTKGFLQSVQKKLSNERFVNNAPEKVIAIERQKLADAEAKIETLEKSLASLG; encoded by the coding sequence ATGGAAATTCCTTCAAAATATAATCCGCAGTCCACAGAATCTCAATGGTATGAGTATTGGATGAAAAACGGATATTTTCATTCGGTTCCCGATGATAGGGAACCTTATAGTATTGTAATACCACCACCAAACGTAACCGGTATTCTTCATATGGGGCATATGCTGAACAATACTATACAAGATGTATTGATCAGAAGAGCTCGTTTATTAGGTAAAAATGCATGCTGGGTACCTGGTACGGATCACGCATCTATTGCTACAGAGGCAAAAGTGGTGGCTAAATTAAAAGAGCAAGGTATCAATAAAAATGACCTTACAAGGGAAGAGTTTTTGAAACATGCTTGGGACTGGACACACCAGTATGGGGGTATCATACTAGAGCAGTTAAAGAAATTGGGCTGTTCTTGTGATTGGGACCGTACAGCGTTCACTATGGACCAAGAAAGATATGATAGTGTTATAAAAGTGTTCATAGACCTTTATAATAAAGGGTTGATTTATCGCGGTTATCGTATGGTAAATTGGGATCCAGAGGCGCAAACAACATTGTCTGATGAAGAAGTGGTATATGAAGAAAAACAAGGTTTGTTGTACTATTTGTCATATGCCATAGAAGGTTCAGATGAAAAAGTGACCATTGCTACCACAAGACCAGAGACTATTTTGGGTGATACAGCTATATGTATTAACCCTAACGATGAGCGCTTTACCCATTTAAAAGGTAAAAACGTTATTGTTCCTATTTGTAATAGGGTAATACCTATTATAGAAGACGAGTACGTTGATGTAGAGTTCGGTACCGGTTGTTTAAAGGTGACACCTGCGCATGACATAAATGACAAAGCGCTAGGCGAAAAGCATAACTTGGAGACTATAGATATCTTTAATGATGATGCCACCTTAAATAGTTTTGGTATGCATTACGAGGGTAAAGATCGTTTTGTAGTTAGAAAAGAAATCTCAAAAGAATTGGAGGAAAAGGGTATTTTGGTAAAAACCGAAACCCATATCAATAAGGTAGGTACCTCAGAAAGAACCAAAGCTGTCATTGAACCTAAACTGTCTGATCAGTGGTTTTTAAAAATGGAAGATTTGGCAAAACCCGCTTTAGAAGCAGTGTTGGAAAGTGGAGATGTAAAACTGCATCCAAAGAAATTTGAAAATACATATCGCCATTGGATGGAGAACGTTCGTGATTGGAACATCTCTAGACAATTGTGGTGGGGACAACAGATACCGGCGTTCTATTTTGGTGACGGTCAAGAAGATTTTGTGGTTGCCGCTAATTTAAAGGAGGCCTTAGAACTGGCAAAGGAGAAATCTGGCAATTCAGATTTGCAGGAAAGTGATTTAAGGCAAGATGCCGATGTGCTAGATACTTGGTTTTCATCTTGGTTATGGCCAATGAGTGTATTTGGAGGCATTATGGATCCTGATAATGAAGAGGTGAATTATTACTATCCTACCAACGATTTGGTTACGGGTCCGGATATTCTATTCTTCTGGGTAGCTAGAATGATAGTTGCTGGGTATGAGTTTAGAGGTAAGAAACCTTTTGAGAATGTTTATTTCACAGGTTTGGTAAGGGATAAGCAACGTCGCAAGATGTCTAAATCTTTGGGGAACTCGCCAGATGCATTAAAATTAATTGAAGATTATGGAGCGGATGGCGTACGTGTTGGTTTGTTGTTAAGTTCGGCGGCAGGTAACGATTTAATGTTCGATGAAGATCTGTGTCAGCAAGGAAAAAACTTTGCCAATAAAATTTGGAACGGTTTCCGATTGGTTAAAGGTTGGGAGGTTGCAGATATACCACAGCCCGAAGCATCAAAACTTGGTTTAGAGTGGTACGAGTCTAAATTGAACAAGACCTTGGTAGAGATTGAGGATCACTTTAGCAAGTTCCGTATTTCCGATGCTTTAATGTCAATTTATAAATTGGTTTGGGATGATTATAGTTCTTCTTTATTGGAGATTATTAAACCTGCATACCAACAACCTATTGATAAAATTACTTTTGATAAGGTAATTCAACTGTTTGAGCAGAACTTGAAATTGTTACATCCGTTCATGCCATTTTTGACCGAGGAGGTGTGGCAGCATATTTCAAAAAGGAGCGAGAGCGAAGCATTGGTGATTGCAAAGTGGCCAACAATAGGTAAAATAGATGAACAATTATTGGAAGAGTTCGATTTTGCTGCTGAGGTTAATGCCGGTATCAGAACTATAAGAAAGAATAAGAATATTCCTATGAAGGAAGCATTGGAATTATCTGTTTTAAATACCGAAAAGGTGAGTGATCGTTTTGATGTTGTTATATCAAAACTTACCAATGTTTCTGATATTGCTTATACAGAAGAGCAGTTAGAAGGTGCATTGACATTTAGGGTAAAGAGTAACGAATACTTTGTACCTATGGAAGGTGCTATAGATATTGAGGCTGAAATTGTGAAGATTAACGAAGAGTTGAAATATACCAAAGGATTCTTACAGTCTGTTCAGAAGAAATTATCTAATGAGCGTTTTGTCAATAATGCCCCTGAAAAGGTAATAGCAATTGAGCGTCAAAAATTAGCTGATGCCGAGGCTAAAATTGAAACTTTAGAAAAGAGTTTAGCAAGTTTAGGCTAA
- a CDS encoding dienelactone hydrolase family protein — translation MKSLRKEDIKQEVFDLYDAYAHNKLERRDFVQKLSMYAVGGITVPSLMSFLMPDYETTLLVDKNNPDLDSGFITYDSPKGGGEIKALLSQPKSADVKLPGIVVVHENRGLNPYIEDTARRAALAGFITIAPDALSPLGGYPGNDDEGREMQRKRDRNEMLEDFIAAFNYLKNHEGCTGKIGVVGFCFGGWISNMMAVKVPELAAAVPFYGGQPTEGIEDINAPLLLQYAGLDERVNAGWPEYEKKLNELGKENTAYFYPKVNHGFHNTSTPRYDEPAAELAWSRTIDFFKENLM, via the coding sequence ATGAAATCATTAAGAAAAGAGGATATTAAACAAGAAGTGTTTGATCTTTACGATGCCTATGCGCATAATAAACTAGAAAGACGAGACTTTGTGCAAAAACTATCAATGTATGCGGTAGGAGGTATTACGGTGCCTTCGTTAATGAGTTTTTTAATGCCAGATTACGAAACTACGTTATTGGTTGATAAAAACAATCCTGATCTTGATTCTGGTTTTATTACCTATGATTCGCCAAAAGGTGGTGGGGAGATTAAGGCATTACTATCACAACCAAAATCAGCTGACGTAAAGTTACCGGGTATAGTGGTGGTACATGAAAATAGAGGTTTGAATCCGTATATCGAGGATACGGCAAGAAGAGCTGCTCTAGCGGGTTTTATCACGATTGCCCCAGATGCTTTAAGTCCGTTAGGTGGTTATCCGGGAAATGATGATGAAGGTAGGGAAATGCAACGGAAAAGAGACAGAAATGAAATGCTTGAGGATTTTATTGCAGCATTTAATTATTTAAAGAATCATGAAGGGTGTACAGGTAAGATAGGGGTTGTAGGTTTTTGTTTCGGTGGATGGATCTCTAATATGATGGCAGTGAAAGTGCCGGAATTAGCAGCTGCTGTTCCATTTTATGGCGGTCAGCCTACGGAAGGAATAGAAGATATAAACGCTCCTTTATTACTGCAATACGCAGGTTTGGACGAACGTGTAAATGCCGGATGGCCTGAATATGAAAAAAAGCTTAATGAGCTGGGTAAAGAAAATACAGCCTATTTCTATCCGAAAGTTAATCATGGTTTTCATAATACGTCAACTCCAAGATATGACGAACCGGCAGCAGAATTGGCATGGTCGCGAACCATTGATTTTTTTAAGGAAAATTTAATGTAA
- a CDS encoding lmo0937 family membrane protein: MRSLLWLVAVICIIIWLLGMLGIVPGLATGSLVHILLVIAVIVILYNIISGKKVL, from the coding sequence ATGAGAAGTCTATTATGGTTAGTAGCAGTTATTTGTATAATTATATGGTTATTAGGAATGTTAGGAATTGTTCCTGGACTTGCAACCGGTAGTTTAGTACATATTTTATTAGTGATTGCAGTTATTGTAATTCTATACAACATTATATCTGGTAAAAAAGTCCTGTAA
- a CDS encoding creatininase family protein, with product MIRPYILAETNWNHLKDENIELAVLPWGATEAHNYHLPYGTDNYQAENMVEAAGKIAWEKGKKVIILPTIPYGVNTGQKDIYLDMNLNPSTQLAILKDLVTVLDRQGIRKLLLFNGHGGNNFKPIVRELGLLFPKMFISFCFFPPMLDKSKYFKEKGDHADEMETSLMLYLRPELVLAKESWGSGSAKKFKIKAYNEGWAWAERQWSKVSSDTGIGNPEYATAEKGERFFKDVCEKLEDLICSLCDADLEDLYH from the coding sequence ATGATACGACCATATATACTAGCAGAAACAAACTGGAATCATTTAAAGGATGAAAATATAGAACTGGCGGTATTACCGTGGGGTGCAACAGAAGCACATAATTATCATCTGCCATATGGCACAGATAACTACCAAGCTGAAAATATGGTTGAAGCTGCGGGTAAGATCGCATGGGAAAAGGGTAAAAAAGTAATTATTTTGCCCACCATACCTTACGGTGTCAATACTGGGCAAAAGGATATTTATTTAGATATGAATTTAAATCCGTCTACCCAACTGGCAATATTGAAAGACTTGGTAACTGTTTTGGATAGACAGGGAATTAGAAAACTACTATTGTTCAATGGGCATGGTGGAAATAACTTTAAACCAATTGTTAGGGAACTGGGTTTATTGTTTCCAAAGATGTTCATCAGCTTCTGCTTTTTTCCACCAATGTTAGATAAATCTAAATATTTTAAGGAAAAAGGTGATCATGCAGATGAGATGGAGACTAGCCTAATGCTTTATTTAAGACCAGAACTGGTATTGGCGAAAGAATCATGGGGTAGTGGTAGTGCTAAAAAATTTAAGATCAAAGCTTATAATGAGGGTTGGGCTTGGGCAGAACGCCAATGGTCTAAAGTTAGTAGTGACACAGGTATAGGTAATCCGGAGTATGCTACTGCTGAAAAAGGAGAACGTTTTTTTAAAGATGTATGTGAAAAATTAGAAGATCTTATCTGTTCTCTTTGTGATGCGGATTTAGAAGATTTATATCATTGA
- a CDS encoding acyl-CoA-binding protein: MKKTNLHTEFEKTVDLVNNYTEPIPADVLLKLYAYYKIANANFENPGSKTPLINAFKANALFQAKNMSKKKAMQAYIELATKELKAGQ, translated from the coding sequence ATGAAAAAGACGAACTTACATACTGAATTTGAGAAGACGGTTGATTTGGTAAATAACTATACTGAACCTATACCTGCAGATGTTCTTTTAAAACTTTATGCCTATTACAAAATAGCGAATGCTAATTTTGAAAACCCAGGCAGTAAAACTCCTTTGATAAATGCATTTAAGGCAAACGCCCTTTTTCAAGCCAAGAATATGAGCAAAAAAAAGGCTATGCAAGCTTATATTGAATTAGCTACGAAAGAATTGAAGGCAGGACAATGA
- a CDS encoding phosphatidylserine decarboxylase family protein, translated as MFHREGQKIILFSFLLVGVSILLAHFFIDIAWLKLTVQILGLIILIIILQFFRNPKRLAKKDFNEILSPVDGKVVVIEEVEEKEYFKDKRRQVSIFMSPVNVHVTRYPASGSITFSKYHPGKYLVAWHPKSSEENERTTVVIKTPKFGEILYRQIAGALARRIVNYAEEGESVQQGDDAGFIKFGSRVDLFLPLDCQINVKLNQKVKGAGTCIATFIDPNEKDELTY; from the coding sequence ATGTTTCATAGAGAGGGACAAAAAATAATATTGTTTTCTTTTTTACTTGTTGGGGTTAGTATACTATTGGCCCATTTCTTTATTGATATAGCATGGCTGAAGCTAACGGTACAAATACTTGGCTTAATTATCTTGATAATTATACTACAGTTTTTCAGAAACCCTAAAAGACTGGCCAAAAAAGATTTTAATGAAATTTTGTCTCCTGTAGATGGCAAGGTTGTAGTTATTGAAGAAGTAGAAGAGAAAGAATATTTTAAGGATAAGAGAAGGCAAGTATCTATCTTCATGTCTCCCGTTAACGTACATGTTACCAGATACCCTGCAAGCGGTAGTATTACTTTCTCAAAATATCACCCAGGTAAGTACCTAGTAGCATGGCACCCAAAATCAAGCGAAGAAAACGAAAGAACAACGGTAGTCATAAAAACACCTAAATTCGGAGAAATTCTTTACCGACAAATTGCGGGTGCATTGGCCAGACGAATTGTAAATTATGCTGAAGAAGGTGAAAGTGTGCAGCAAGGTGACGATGCCGGTTTTATCAAGTTTGGCTCAAGAGTAGATTTGTTTTTACCACTAGACTGCCAAATTAATGTAAAACTTAACCAAAAAGTTAAAGGCGCCGGCACGTGTATTGCTACTTTTATTGACCCAAATGAAAAAGACGAACTTACATACTGA
- a CDS encoding phosphatidate cytidylyltransferase encodes MKEILRRSLTGAVYIILLLSAVFLSSDAFDFLFMTFGLACLYEYKKLVRLKGYHIFAAYLALWWAFIYLVKDQQVINILMLITIVVDIFLLINLFTKKPLVLNTPLKFIVGLFYIGGGCIFLTMIPYKNDAFAKLLIMGIFILIWVNDSFAYLVGKSIGRTKLFPSVSPKKTIEGTLGGFIFALAAAYLMATFEELISPIQWMILATVIVVAGSLGDLIESKFKRTAGVKDSGAILPGHGGMLDRLDSLVFAAPFAYLTLNIFSYVS; translated from the coding sequence ATGAAAGAAATTTTACGAAGGTCATTAACTGGGGCTGTATATATCATTTTATTGCTGTCAGCAGTATTTTTAAGCTCCGATGCGTTCGATTTTCTATTTATGACCTTTGGACTAGCATGCCTTTACGAGTATAAAAAATTGGTTCGTCTTAAAGGATATCACATATTTGCAGCATACTTAGCGCTTTGGTGGGCATTTATATATTTGGTAAAAGACCAGCAGGTTATTAATATACTTATGCTAATTACTATAGTAGTAGATATTTTTCTATTGATCAACCTTTTCACAAAAAAACCTTTAGTACTCAACACTCCATTAAAATTTATAGTAGGATTGTTCTACATTGGTGGAGGATGTATTTTTCTTACTATGATACCTTATAAAAATGATGCATTTGCCAAATTATTGATCATGGGCATTTTTATATTGATATGGGTAAATGATTCATTTGCATATTTAGTTGGCAAAAGTATTGGGCGTACTAAACTTTTTCCATCAGTTTCTCCTAAAAAAACTATTGAAGGTACTTTAGGAGGTTTTATATTTGCACTGGCAGCAGCTTATCTTATGGCAACTTTTGAGGAGCTAATTAGTCCTATTCAATGGATGATACTTGCTACTGTTATAGTTGTTGCGGGTAGTTTAGGAGATTTAATAGAATCTAAATTCAAACGAACAGCTGGCGTTAAGGATAGTGGAGCCATATTACCAGGTCATGGTGGTATGCTTGATCGTTTGGATAGTTTGGTTTTTGCAGCACCGTTTGCATATTTAACTTTAAATATTTTTAGTTATGTTTCATAG
- a CDS encoding LUD domain-containing protein: protein MGFLDILFGGGKKKVSKETAETRGDHMPDLNIPVDEKFTIHFKQNGGKFIYCDSDNEVSRAIQNIVTENNWENEPFFVLNERLAQKFSKEPITFTDNARQSEVFFTTCEHLIAQNGSILVCSNQLLEKKVNELPSNVVVFATTSQLVESIGEGLKTIKKKYGQKIPANITTLKHFKATAENSDDFLTYGSSTKNLYLLLLEDL from the coding sequence ATGGGGTTTTTAGATATTTTATTTGGTGGCGGCAAGAAGAAAGTTTCGAAAGAAACAGCAGAAACGCGTGGTGACCATATGCCCGATTTAAATATACCTGTTGATGAAAAATTTACTATTCATTTTAAACAGAATGGAGGTAAATTTATCTATTGCGATTCTGACAATGAGGTTTCACGAGCCATACAGAACATAGTTACTGAAAATAATTGGGAGAATGAGCCTTTCTTTGTTCTCAATGAAAGGCTAGCCCAAAAATTTTCTAAAGAACCTATTACCTTTACCGACAATGCTAGACAAAGCGAAGTATTCTTTACTACCTGCGAGCATTTAATTGCACAAAATGGTAGTATTTTAGTTTGCTCTAACCAATTACTGGAAAAAAAGGTTAATGAATTACCAAGTAACGTAGTTGTATTTGCGACTACAAGTCAATTGGTAGAATCAATTGGAGAAGGTCTTAAGACCATAAAAAAGAAGTATGGCCAAAAAATACCGGCCAACATAACCACTTTAAAACACTTTAAAGCTACCGCAGAAAATTCAGATGATTTTCTAACGTATGGTAGTAGTACTAAAAATCTTTATCTTTTACTACTGGAAGATTTATAG